In Lycium ferocissimum isolate CSIRO_LF1 chromosome 7, AGI_CSIRO_Lferr_CH_V1, whole genome shotgun sequence, the sequence ACCTGGAAGAACATTAGCAGGTTATGGCAAGACCACTTTAAATTGGGAGATGGTAGGAGAATACTTTTTCGGCACAACGCATGGTTGGGAAACACTCCTCATAAGTATCAATTTCTAGATCTTTTAGTTTGGCAACCCTCCTGATGCAGCAGAGAGTTCGAGGTATGGAATCTCTCCTTCAGAAGGCGCTTCTTTGCTTAAGAAGCACTTCTTACACAGAACAATCTACAGAGAAAAGGATACTTATTCTGcagaaattattatttatgcagGGCACAAGCTGAATCCATTGTTGGGACTGACAAAGGAAGGAGGAAATGGTTGAACACCATAGCAGCTTGCATTTGGTGGATAGTTTGGAAAGGGAGCAACTTGACACATTGCAAAGATAAACACAGCTCCACTCAGAAGATATAGGCTAACAGCatctttttgttttaattttggtgcaaaataaaatttgtaaatgAAGCTGACTCTGTTCTAGAGTTACTCCCTAAATGTCTAGGATGAGATATActactatttattttattttattttcacttcgCCACATTGTACAGAGCTCCTAACACAGTCTTAGTGCTGTTCTGGTACAATCCTtaccatttcaaaaaaaaaaaaaaaagaaggtattTGAATAAGGTTGTATTTACAGTAGTCTTGAACCTTCACTGTTCACTTCCTCAGCAGCAAAAGCATTCTCTCTGCCCCTTTAAGTAGAAGGACAAGAAAGAGACAGTGTTCGCTCTTTCCAATAGAAATTCTTAGCGTTGTCTGAGGGTTAAACTCCCCACAGATCAGATCATAAATTCTTTTAGACCCATAGTTCACACTTTGGTCGGGGCAGAGTTTCAGCCCGCCTATGTCTAGTGCACAAAACCCTGGGACACAAGCTCCAAAGAGAGGCCCAGTGGGTGTCAGATGCAATGCCCTACATCTGATTAAGATCATGTTGGATAGTCTTTCTAAAACGTAATATAACCATATAAGTTCATTTATAGGCAAATTGTCTCTTAGTTCGATGAATGAGTAAGAACGTCCCAATCTTTAGAGTTGGACGAATGAGTAACAATGTCCTAATGAGTTCCTTTACCTTCTCCATTATCATCATTTAACCCGAGTGATTGGAAGAAAAACATCTAAAAGCAATAGTGTAAAAGAGACTGTAAATTAATGTCATTAAAAggtttcattttagaatttcAATACATCCTGGTTgaacctcaaaaaaaaaaaaaaagataaaatacagGAAGATGTTCTACTATGTGAACAGTTCACAGATCTTGATAAAAAGTTTAGGTTTCTTGCAATAGTTTCTAAACAACATTGTAATGTGAGGCAACAGAACTGGAAAGACTATGGAAAAGATAGTAAAGAAGAGAGAAATTCCCTGGTTAGGTGTTATGGGAGACATCACAGTGTCATAGGTTACTGTCAAGGCAACAAGTGAGACTTGCAGTTCTAATTGCAAAGGAAATCCTATTGTTAGGAAATTTATCGTGTGGAGGGACAAGAAAAATCCAATGGAGTTGAAAACCAAGAACAAGCCGTAGGAAATTGGATTGTTGGTTCCCATCACTGACTGTCCTGCGATATGTCGTGAGGACATTTTGCCGTCACTACTGGTGGTGTTATTGTCATCAGGCCAGTGAGTGTCCTGCCAAACGCCTCCTGGCGGACTAAAAACTGCTTGATAAGTTGCTGTTGCAATTAGAATAGCTATCACAAGAAGGGTGTCTCTTACTTTTCCTGGAGGATCTTTGGTTTTATTGTACTTGAAGAAATCCTGAAGTTTCTTAGAATGAGATCGGGGTCGGTCCCTTCTTTGCTCTCTGCTGGATGGTTCATCTGATGGATCTTGAACTGAAACAACCCAAGATTGGGGCAAAGCTTCCTGTTGCAAAGATTGCAAGTTTGCAACAGATACAGCACCAGATGCTCTTAGAATTTCCTCTATATCTCTGTCTCCAGATTCCTTAAATAGTACCTCTAAAGGGGTAAGGCCTCTCTTGTTCAAAGAATTCACCTCAATTGTGCCCTTAGAAACAGCATTTTCATCGAGCAATAGATCAACAACCTGGATGATTCATTTCTTTTATCtgttaaattaaaagaaaaatcaacatGATGAGGTGAAAGAGGCATAATGAAGATATCGGAGGTACTTGCCTGGTATTGCTTAGTTGACACAGCAAGATGCAAAACAGTGTTTCCTCGGATATCCTTCTTGTTTAAAAGATCATACTTGTTAAATTCCTTCAGGTTCTCAATTAGTAATTTGAATGCTTCAAACTGATGATTCTTGACAGATAAATGAAGACAAGTCTCGCCACGAGCAGTCACTTCTTCTGCAGAATCTGGAGAAGCCTCGAGAAGCTCCCTCACGACATTTTTTCTGCCTTGGATTACTGCATAGTGAAGAGGAATTCTTCTTTCCTTCCCCTTGAGAAGGCATAGATTACAGTCGACGCTCAAGAGCTCCTTCACAATCTCTATATCCCCATTTGCTGAGGCAATATGCAAAGGGCTGAAACCGTCCTGGTTTAATTCTCTAGCAAATTCTGGCCTAAGGTGAATGATCTCCTTGGCAAACTCAGGATGGCCACTCAAACAAGCAATATGCAGAGGAGTTCCATTTCCTGCTAATGAAACTGCCCTGAGCAGAAGGGGGTCTTCTTTGATCAAACTTTGCAAGTGATGAACATCTCCTTTTTGAGCAGCCTCCCATAGCCTTCTGTCCATTAATTCTACCAAAGAATAATGGAACTTTTTGGCTGTTTCTCCTCTGAATTCTAAAAACCAATCTGCAGACTTTAGTTCCTTTCATCAAGTTGTGCTCAGCACTACGGAGTATCTCAACCGAAGATCACGAAATTCAACTTTTGTAGGAAGGTAAAAACCAAAGAGTTGACTTCCACAATCTTCAAAGCTGAATTTCAACTATGACAGGAATATAATATTTCACTTTCCAGCTGTGTACACTACAATAAGtttaattgactaaaaaatGTGGTCAACAACAAAATAGAGAATTCTGGTAGCCACCTTTTCCCCTTTCTATATTGTTTCCCCCGCTTTCAGTTCAAACTTTTAGTCTCCATAAACAAGTACGTGTTCAAATTCCATTTAATAAAAACTCTTGTGCACCAAAACTTGTGAGATCGCTGTTTGCCTTAATATGAGACTACTGGTACTCGCATACTatagaaaaaccaaaaaaaacagAAACTTTCACAtctttctgtttttcttttttccttttttcaggACTTCTACTAGCATGTGAAAGCAAAGGTTTAAAATTTATTGTTTCTTAGAATTGAACTCATGAAAGTTTAAACCACAGATCCGCCTAAACCTCAGCGTGAAAGAGAAGCAGATAATTGATGTTGGCGTTGGCATTGATAAATTATTTAAGGTGCACTAATATACAAAACTCCATTTTCAGATGGTAATATCTTCTTTAATATATTAAGAAGTTGTAAAACAATACAGGCGACATGGACAAGAGAGCACATGCAAATGCAGAGTGCAATTTTCGGTAGCGAAAGGTTAATTTTGATCTCCATTATTTAAGAGAATTGAGAAAGGACGAGACGGTTATTTCAGCTGCATAATTGAATCTGATCGTAACATGGTTGCTGTGTTTGAAGCTGATCATCATGCAGACACAGATGATGGTGCATGGCTGTAGCTGCACCAGCATGATTTGGTAAACAAACTGGAAACACAGTTTATGTATTTGCTGCTCTAGCATTAGTTGAAAATATGTACAATTCAATCTTTGTTTAGAAAAGCAAAAGGAACTTCAATCTTTTTATATGATTCTGCTTCTGAAAACCATACATAAAGTCACCAAAACCCATGAACCTTAAACTTCTTCAAATTGGCAGGCTCACTAGAATTCTGCCGAGTACTCTGTCCCCACAGCATAGTTATGCTAATCAAAATTTTGCTTGCCTGGGGAAATATACTCTTCATTTAAGGGTCGCATCACACTAAACACTTGCGACCAGCTACTCCAACGTACCCACTCCAGCAGGGACCAACCCACCAACCACTGACAGATCAATTCAAAGGCAAGTCATGAAGACAGGACAGCAAGACAGAACAAACGTCTTTGCCAGTCAATAACAAAGGTATGTATCATGTATGATGTTGTCTTCGACAAAGTAATGACATTCTCTCTTACTATCAAAGGAAAACAAGACTAACTTGCAGTATTACCATCGAACAAATTACACATTACAGCAAAACAGAACCAGCAAACCTACCAGCAAGGCCACCTATTGTGCTTCCAAAAAAACAGTTATCCAAAAGACATCTTTTTCTAGACACTTGAAAACAAGCTTAGATGACCTTCAATAGCTGGTTTCAACTCATATCATGTCCATGCCCCCTAGAAAATTTGAGGAAACTAAGGCAGGGAAAGGGGGGCATGTTTGATCTTCGCTGTCGTAAATGAACTGCAACACATCACAAGGCAATTCACATTCATGAAGAGACCCAAATTCTACTTCCTTGAAACAACAAGAGGCTGAAAAAGCACCTCTCTCTGTAAAAGACCCACAAATCACTACATTTAACAATGTTATTTATAACATTCAAAAATATTACTATATCAAAGTGAATTTGGGACCCAAGCTCTTCGTATCTTGTAACCAAAGTATGTATAGAACATGGCTTATTGGTGCCATTTCTTCCAGTGTGATGTTTGTGTAACACTGTTCAGCCAAGGCAGTTAGATAGTGCACTGGTACTGTTTTGTTACAGAATACAGATGTAATGGCTACTAATGACATGCAGAGCAGGCATTTAGTAAAAGAACAAGCAGACATGGCAACGCGGAGTTTATTTAAGCGCAAATTTTCCTCATCAAGTAAATGCTTCAGATTAAGTCATTTCTGGAACAGTTAAGTCATTTCTGGAACAGTTTCCTTTCCTGCAGtcatcttttccttttccttttcctgtTCTCTTTGAATTGGTCGGCGCACACCCAAAATAGCTGGCCACAAAATTGCTTTTCTAGCACCAGAACATGGTATTTTAAAGTGACAGcagaactttaaaaaaaaaggtttccAAAGTACAATTGCGTTTCTAGCAATGGAGTATTGCAATTTTAAACTACAGTAAGAAGCTTCATAATAGCCGTTGACCAAATTAAACAGGCACTACAAACTACTAACAACAACTCCAATGTCAGAACCCTGCTCTAAACACATTGCATTACATAATTACTGCAACAAGTAATCAGGCAATGCTAGCACAAATTCATAACAAAAAGTTGCTACATCAATGAACTAATAAGTTCCTATTCTTCTTCTGCTACTCAAGTAAATGGTAAAAATACCAAGAAGGAAGTTAAAGGGATATTGCAAGCTCACTAAACATGCGAAATTAGTGTAATCCAATACGCATTCTGCAATTCAATGCTGCCAAAGATTCACCAAAAAAAGACAACTTTTATCACACACCTAAGACCAATCTAGCATTCAGGAGTTGGCATTCTCTTCACCTTCTTATGTTTCTTCTCCGACAACGCTTGTGCAAAAGCCTCCACAATCCTTTGCTGCGATTCGAGTATCATCTCGGTTCTTTTCATCTCCATTTCCATTCTCATCTCTTCCAGCTCTCTCGCCATATCCATTTTCATCCTCTCCATTCTCACAAATCCATCCCCTAATACCTTTATCGCCGCCACCATTTCCCCCATCGGGTCCCCTTTTTCCTTCTCCCCAACTCCTTCACCAACAACCCTTTTCCCCAAATCAGCTTTCTTCACAAACCCATCTCTAAACATCTTACTAGACCCAAAATTGTTAGGGTTTTCAACTCTACTATACGGGTTCGCCATTGGTGGAGCCGATCCGGGCATACCGGGTATCCGGATCCGAAACCCACCACCCCCATTACTCACAACCCCTGGAAAACTACTCCGATTACCCATATTCACATTGTTACCATAGAAATCACCTATAAGTTTAACGTTATTCTGTTTGTAATCTTCTTGAACATCCTCATCACTAGGCTCATCAACAGCATTAGGACCTCTTTCCATATTATCCATACGTTTAAAATGTACCCAAGCAGAGCAATAACGACCAGATCTAGCCCCACCATAAGGAGCAGCACGTTGTATTTCATTACGGTAACGTTTCCTTAGCTTTTCCATTTTGTGACGGCACTGAACGGCGGTTTTGGGAACATCAACGGGGGTTCTAGAAGCCACGTCATCAGCAACTTCTTGCCAGTGATTAGCACGGAGATTACCACGACGAAGGGAATACCATTTGTCTCTGTAGGAATCGATTAGTGATATTGTCTCGTCGTGGGACCAACACGGTGGTGGTAAACGGCGAGAAGAAACTGCAACTGTAACGGATGGGGTAACGACGTTAGAGAAATCTTGGGTTGATGGAGATAGAGTTGCCATTGTGAGTTACAG encodes:
- the LOC132064161 gene encoding trihelix transcription factor ASIL1; its protein translation is MATLSPSTQDFSNVVTPSVTVAVSSRRLPPPCWSHDETISLIDSYRDKWYSLRRGNLRANHWQEVADDVASRTPVDVPKTAVQCRHKMEKLRKRYRNEIQRAAPYGGARSGRYCSAWVHFKRMDNMERGPNAVDEPSDEDVQEDYKQNNVKLIGDFYGNNVNMGNRSSFPGVVSNGGGGFRIRIPGMPGSAPPMANPYSRVENPNNFGSSKMFRDGFVKKADLGKRVVGEGVGEKEKGDPMGEMVAAIKVLGDGFVRMERMKMDMARELEEMRMEMEMKRTEMILESQQRIVEAFAQALSEKKHKKVKRMPTPEC
- the LOC132062088 gene encoding ankyrin repeat-containing protein BDA1-like, whose protein sequence is MLWGQSTRQNSSEPANLKKFKELKSADWFLEFRGETAKKFHYSLVELMDRRLWEAAQKGDVHHLQSLIKEDPLLLRAVSLAGNGTPLHIACLSGHPEFAKEIIHLRPEFARELNQDGFSPLHIASANGDIEIVKELLSVDCNLCLLKGKERRIPLHYAVIQGRKNVVRELLEASPDSAEEVTARGETCLHLSVKNHQFEAFKLLIENLKEFNKYDLLNKKDIRGNTVLHLAVSTKQYQVVDLLLDENAVSKGTIEVNSLNKRGLTPLEVLFKESGDRDIEEILRASGAVSVANLQSLQQEALPQSWVVSVQDPSDEPSSREQRRDRPRSHSKKLQDFFKYNKTKDPPGKVRDTLLVIAILIATATYQAVFSPPGGVWQDTHWPDDNNTTSSDGKMSSRHIAGQSVMGTNNPISYGLFLVFNSIGFFLSLHTINFLTIGFPLQLELQVSLVALTVTYDTVMSPITPNQGISLFFTIFSIVFPVLLPHITMLFRNYCKKPKLFIKICELFT